The sequence CGCGCACGATTACGCCCGAGTTCGTCCGCGACGAGGTGGCTCGCGGCCGCGCCATCATCCCCGCCAACATCAACCACCCGGAGCTGGAGCCGATGATCATCGGCCGCAACTTCCTGGTGAAGATCAACGCCAACATCGGCAACTCGGCCGTCTCCTCCTCCATCGAGGAGGAGGTGGAGAAGATGGTCTGGTCCATCCGCTGGGGCGCGGACACGGTGATGGACCTGTCCACCGGCCGCAACATCCACGAGACGCGCGAGTGGATTCTGCGCAACGCGCCGGTGCCCATCGGCACGGTGCCGATCTATCAGGCCCTGGAGAAGGTCGGCGGCAAGGCGGAGGAGCTCACGTGGGAGCTGTTCCGCGACACCCTCATCGAGCAGGCCGAGCAGGGCGTGGACTACTTCACCATCCACGCCGGCGTGCTGTTGCGCTACGTGCCGTGGACCGCGAAGCGCCTCACCGGCATCGTCAGCCGCGGCGGCTCCATCATGGCCAAGTGGTGCCTCGCCCACCACCAGGAGAACTTCCTCTACACGCACTTCGAGGAGATTTGCGAAATCATGAAGGCGTACGACGTCAGCTTCAGCCTCGGTGACGGGCTGCGGCCGGGCTCCATCGCCGACGCGAACGACGCGGCCCAGTTCGGCGAGCTGGAGACGCTGGGCGAACTGACGAAGGTCGCCTGGAAGCACGACGTGCAGACGATGATTGAAGGGCCGGGCCACGTGCCCATGCACCTCATCCAGGAGAACATGACGAAGCAGCTCGCCGTGTGCGGCGAGGCGCCGTTCTACACGCTGGGGCCCCTCACCACGGACATCGCGCCCGGGTATGACCACTTCACCAGCGGCATCGGCGCCGCGATGATTGGTTGGTTCGGCACCGCGATGCTCTGCTACGTGACGCCCAAGGAGCACCTGGGCCTGCCGGACCGCGACGACGTGAAGGAAGGCGTCATCACGTACAAGATTGCCGCCCACGCCGCGGACCTGGCCAAGGGCCACCCGGGCGCCCAGGCGCGCGACAACGCGCTGTCCAAGGCCCGCTTCGAGTTCCGCTGGGAGGACCAGTTCAACCTCTCGCTGGACCCCGAGCGCGCCCGCGCCTTCCACGACGAGACGCTGCCCGCCGAGGGCGCCAAGGTGGCGCACTTCTGCTCCATGTGCGGCCCGCAGTTCTGCTCCATGAAGATTACGCAGGACGTGCGTGACTACGCCGAGAAGCAGGGCGTCTCCGCGGACGCCGCGCTGAAGACGGGACTCGAGGAGAAGAGCGAGGAATTCAAGAAGGCAGGCGGTCAGTTGTATCGGTGAGCCCCAGGCTCGTGTCGGAAGACGTGGTGAACGACCCGTCAGATCACCTGTCCGAGACGTGACAATCGGAATGGGTGCATGTCATGTTGCGTGCGCACAGGGCGCGCTTTTCGCGCCCCCGGAAATCTGAAGGGGACGTTCATGGAGACTCCGCCGCGGGAGCAGATGGGTTCGTTCATCAGTGGTTCACCGATGCCGACCCAGGACGAGAAGACGATGGCCCTGCTGGCCCACATCGGCACGGTGTTGGCCAACCTGGTCGTGGGTTTCGGCTTCCTCGTCCCGCTCATCCTCATGCTGACGAAGGGCAAGGAGTCGTCCTTCATCCGCGAGCACTCGGTCGAGTCGCTCAACTTTCAAATCACCTGCATCATCGGCTTCGTCATCGGCGGCATCACCTCGTGCCTGGGCGTCGGCCTGGTCGTCATCGCCGTCGTGTGGGTGGCTTCCGTGGTGTTCGCCATCATCGCGGGCCTGAAGGCGAATGAGGGCCGGCTCTACAAGTACCCGGTCGCCATCCGACTGGTGAAGTAGGCCGCACCGGGCCCTCGTCCCGAGGGCTCGAAGCACAGGGGCGGGTCCGGCGAAGGTGCCGGCCCGCCCTTCGTGTTTTCAGCCGCCAATGCCCATCATGGACAGCAGCGTGGCGTCGTTGCCGGGCTCGGTGAAGCGGTGCCCGTCCGGCTTGTCGCCCAGCGCGCGGCGGATGGCCACGGCCAGCTCCACGTCGGTGGCACCGCCACGGATGAGCTGGTGCAGCGGCGCCTGTGCACGCCCGCCGAGGCAGCTGCGCAAATCCCCGTTGGACGCCACGCGCACGCGGTTGCACCCGCCACAGAAGTTCTGGGTCAGCGGCGAGATGAAGCCCACGCGGCCCGCCGGAGTGCGCCAGTAGCGCGCGGGGCCGGAGGTGGGGGAGGCGGCGGCCTCCTCCTGCTCCTCCGGCTCGGGCTCCAGCGCCAGGCCCGAGGCCCGAAGCTGCTCGACGAGCTCGGCGGTGGGCACCGGCTGGCCCTGGCCGAAGGGCATCAACTCGATGAAGCGAGGGGTGATGCCGCGCGCGTGTGCGTATGCCACCAGCGCGGCGGCCTCGCCGTCATTCACGCCGCGCATCACCACCGCGTTGAGCTTCAGCGACGCGTAGCCCGCTGCCGCGGCGGCGTCGATGCCGCGCAGAATCGCGTCGAAGTCACCCTGCTTGGAGATGCGGCGGAACGTCTCCGGAGAGAGCGTGTCCAGGCTGATGTTGAGCTGCGTGACGCCGGCCTCGCGCAATGGCACCGCGAGCGCCGCGAGGTGGCTGGCGTTGGTCGTAATCGCCACGTTCCGGATGCCGGGCAGCGCGGCGATGCGCCGCGACACGTCCACGATGTCCGGGCGGATGAGCGGCTCCCCGCCCGTCAGGCGCACGCGGCGGATGCCCATGCTCGCGAAGACGGCGGAGATGCGCGCCAATTCCTCGGCGGTGAGCAGGTCCTTCTTGCCGCCCCAGGAAGCGGGCGAGCAGTAGGTGCAGCGGAAGTTGCACCGGTCCGTGATGCTCAGCCGCAGGTACGTCATGCGGCGCCCCTGCGCATCCAGCAGCGGCGGGGCGAGCGGGTCCGGCGGGGGCTGAGGGGCGGTGGTCGTCACGGCGGGCCTGTCCTCATAACAGCCGCCCCCGGGCCGGTCATCTCCGTCCCGCGCGGACTTCCGGGACTCAACCCTCGGTGCCGGTCGCCGACCGCTTCACCTCGGGGCTCTCCGAAGCGGTGGAGGGGCGGGTGGGGGCGTCGTCGTCGTCCAAATCCGTGAGGCGGGCCAGCTCGGCCTCGGCCTCGGTGGCCTCGGCCTCCGCCTGCGGGAGCTGGAGCTTCTTCTGCTTCATCTCCTCCTTGATGCGGATGAGGCCCTCCTCGCCGATGTCCAGGAACGCGCGCACGACCTCCGGGTCGAACTGCGTGTTGGCGCAGCGGCGGATCTCCTGGATGGCGTTGGCGAACGAGGTGCCCTTGCGGTACGGCCGGTCGCTCGTCATCGCGTCCAGCGTGTCCGCCACGGCGAAGATGCGCGCGCCGATGTGGATTTCGTGGCGCTGCAGGTTGCGCGGGTAGCCCGCGCCG comes from Pyxidicoccus parkwaysis and encodes:
- the moaA gene encoding GTP 3',8-cyclase MoaA, translating into MTTTAPQPPPDPLAPPLLDAQGRRMTYLRLSITDRCNFRCTYCSPASWGGKKDLLTAEELARISAVFASMGIRRVRLTGGEPLIRPDIVDVSRRIAALPGIRNVAITTNASHLAALAVPLREAGVTQLNISLDTLSPETFRRISKQGDFDAILRGIDAAAAAGYASLKLNAVVMRGVNDGEAAALVAYAHARGITPRFIELMPFGQGQPVPTAELVEQLRASGLALEPEPEEQEEAAASPTSGPARYWRTPAGRVGFISPLTQNFCGGCNRVRVASNGDLRSCLGGRAQAPLHQLIRGGATDVELAVAIRRALGDKPDGHRFTEPGNDATLLSMMGIGG
- the thiC gene encoding phosphomethylpyrimidine synthase ThiC — its product is MSGASKSLKVDGKVLEGISQGPLPASRKVYVSGALHPDLRVPLREISQTPTRHGPGPDAKVTSNPAIHVYDSSGPYTDPSAHIDVRQGLASVRESWIVGRGDTQELPGISSEYGRAREADSRLNGLRFSHRRKPRVAKQGANVTQLHYARKGIITPEMEYVAIRENLKVEASLSAQHPGHSWGASIPRTITPEFVRDEVARGRAIIPANINHPELEPMIIGRNFLVKINANIGNSAVSSSIEEEVEKMVWSIRWGADTVMDLSTGRNIHETREWILRNAPVPIGTVPIYQALEKVGGKAEELTWELFRDTLIEQAEQGVDYFTIHAGVLLRYVPWTAKRLTGIVSRGGSIMAKWCLAHHQENFLYTHFEEICEIMKAYDVSFSLGDGLRPGSIADANDAAQFGELETLGELTKVAWKHDVQTMIEGPGHVPMHLIQENMTKQLAVCGEAPFYTLGPLTTDIAPGYDHFTSGIGAAMIGWFGTAMLCYVTPKEHLGLPDRDDVKEGVITYKIAAHAADLAKGHPGAQARDNALSKARFEFRWEDQFNLSLDPERARAFHDETLPAEGAKVAHFCSMCGPQFCSMKITQDVRDYAEKQGVSADAALKTGLEEKSEEFKKAGGQLYR
- a CDS encoding DUF4870 domain-containing protein; translated protein: METPPREQMGSFISGSPMPTQDEKTMALLAHIGTVLANLVVGFGFLVPLILMLTKGKESSFIREHSVESLNFQITCIIGFVIGGITSCLGVGLVVIAVVWVASVVFAIIAGLKANEGRLYKYPVAIRLVK